Proteins co-encoded in one Synechococcus elongatus PCC 6301 genomic window:
- a CDS encoding GPW/gp25 family protein: MTRGMSRDSGKELKGIDHLRQSITDILTTPVGTRVWRRDYGSRLPRLVDRPINQSLIVDLVAATAEALDRWEPRLKLEKVRIVSASAAGQVELNLIGYYIPEGRRITLEGLVVS; the protein is encoded by the coding sequence ATGACCCGAGGCATGAGCCGTGACAGTGGCAAGGAGCTGAAGGGCATTGACCACCTCCGGCAGTCAATTACGGACATCCTGACGACGCCCGTGGGCACCCGCGTCTGGCGACGGGACTACGGCTCACGTCTGCCCCGGCTTGTCGACCGACCGATCAACCAGTCCCTCATCGTTGACCTGGTGGCGGCCACAGCTGAAGCGCTCGATCGCTGGGAGCCACGGCTGAAGCTGGAGAAGGTTCGCATCGTCTCAGCCAGCGCAGCTGGTCAAGTCGAGCTGAACCTGATCGGCTACTACATCCCCGAGGGCAGGCGTATCACGCTGGAGGGCTTAGTCGTCTCATGA
- a CDS encoding PAAR domain-containing protein — protein sequence MTTTPGIARLNDVTDHGGIIITGSDDTFVNSRPVARKDDLHACPLHGLNTIITGSRTVFTNQRPTARIGDLCSCGAAIIEASEDTGAGD from the coding sequence GTGACTACGACGCCAGGCATCGCTCGACTAAACGACGTGACCGATCACGGCGGGATCATCATCACCGGGAGCGACGACACCTTCGTCAACAGCCGCCCCGTGGCCCGAAAGGATGACCTTCACGCCTGCCCCCTGCATGGCTTGAACACGATCATCACCGGCAGTCGCACGGTCTTTACCAACCAGAGGCCGACTGCTCGGATCGGTGACCTCTGCAGCTGCGGGGCGGCAATCATCGAAGCCAGTGAAGATACCGGAGCGGGCGACTAA
- a CDS encoding phage baseplate assembly protein V, giving the protein MAPQWLERGDATTSGVGDYEASDHSRRHGNLLRVGRVAEADYPKGLIRVAIEEDEESGEALLLTDWIPWLTQRAGKDRFWWAPEVGEAVVVMAPSGEISQGFAMPGAFSTDYPQIEDKETIQKTQFEDDSIIQYDREAHEYKIDLTAAQGRIVILVQEAQVEAQGDVNVTAEGNVTVTASRIDLNP; this is encoded by the coding sequence ATGGCTCCCCAGTGGCTTGAGCGCGGCGACGCCACAACTTCCGGCGTCGGCGACTACGAAGCGAGCGATCACAGTCGGCGTCACGGCAACTTGCTCCGCGTAGGCAGGGTAGCCGAGGCTGACTATCCCAAGGGGCTGATCCGTGTCGCGATCGAGGAAGACGAGGAGAGCGGCGAGGCGCTGCTCCTCACTGACTGGATTCCGTGGCTCACGCAGCGAGCGGGCAAGGATCGGTTCTGGTGGGCGCCCGAGGTCGGTGAGGCCGTCGTCGTGATGGCCCCCTCCGGCGAGATCAGTCAGGGCTTCGCGATGCCCGGCGCGTTCTCGACTGACTACCCCCAGATCGAGGACAAAGAAACGATCCAAAAGACGCAGTTCGAGGATGACTCAATCATCCAGTACGACCGCGAAGCGCATGAGTACAAGATCGACCTCACCGCAGCCCAAGGACGGATTGTGATCCTTGTGCAGGAGGCGCAAGTCGAAGCCCAAGGCGACGTTAACGTGACCGCCGAGGGCAACGTTACAGTGACCGCAAGTCGTATTGACCTAAACCCGTGA
- a CDS encoding head-tail joining protein has product MDRMLGHVTRTLGEPVIYKRGEATYTLPGVFQSKHAMIDPDTGMGVQSNQPICGIRLSDLPVTPKVGDRLIVRGVNYRIAETQEDGNVGVLLVLQNA; this is encoded by the coding sequence ATGGATCGGATGCTGGGCCATGTCACCCGCACGCTGGGCGAGCCGGTGATCTACAAGCGTGGCGAGGCAACCTACACGCTGCCTGGGGTGTTTCAGTCCAAGCACGCCATGATCGACCCCGATACCGGCATGGGAGTACAGAGCAACCAGCCCATCTGTGGCATCCGGCTATCTGACCTTCCCGTGACTCCCAAGGTGGGCGATCGCCTGATTGTGCGTGGCGTCAACTACCGCATTGCGGAGACGCAGGAAGACGGCAACGTGGGTGTGCTTTTGGTGCTCCAGAATGCCTAA
- a CDS encoding DUF2190 family protein codes for MKNYTQPGHTIPLIAPYDVASGGGALIGTLFGVAATAVTSGQEGEFVTVGVYELPKATGVINQGAKVYWDNTAKVVTTTASGNSLIGAAIKAAGSSDAIAVVRLNGVTV; via the coding sequence ATGAAAAACTACACGCAACCGGGGCATACCATCCCCCTGATCGCCCCCTACGACGTCGCCTCTGGCGGCGGTGCACTGATTGGCACTCTGTTTGGTGTGGCAGCAACCGCCGTGACTAGCGGGCAGGAAGGCGAGTTCGTGACCGTTGGTGTTTACGAACTGCCCAAGGCGACCGGCGTGATCAACCAAGGCGCAAAGGTCTACTGGGATAACACCGCCAAGGTTGTCACCACGACTGCATCGGGCAACAGCCTGATCGGCGCGGCCATCAAAGCGGCTGGCTCCAGTGATGCGATCGCCGTGGTTCGACTGAACGGCGTCACGGTCTAA
- a CDS encoding prohead protease/major capsid protein fusion protein, with product MEQKRFATPLTLRASFVPATLNEEQRTVELTWSTGAKVLRNGWDGRYYEELSMAPESVRLDRLNSGAPLLNSHSAYDLSSVLGVVERAWIDGNEGRALVRFSSRAEVEPIFRDVRDGIVRNVSVGYMIHRYEKTEGETGEPMTYRITDWEPHELSLVAIPADAAASVRANPQQESPMDGEENTLAPEQATPSVADPAPIEERSAGDTAAAIAAERKRAASIVEIVARGKQPQTLADQLIQSGATLDQAREAVIDAIANAAPIIDNTITVTRDRGDTIREGIANALEARTGISDLNEKGRRYQGMSLIEVVRVLHEMRGIDTQGMTRIELAGRALHTTSDFAYILLDITNKTLARGYEQAPQTWAPFTRITSLPDFRDKNVITFDGRLQLDRVNEAGEFTRDSPFAEGLEKYRLATYGKVVPIGRQVVINDDLDALSRMVQLIGRAVADFESEKIYDNFLSKPVMGDGIALFHASHLNVGVGGINEAGISAARQALRTQQDLKGNRINLTAGYLLVPSTLETAAEKLLAPINANETANVNVFSRSMKMIVEPRLDTASPQFYVLATPSQIDMLEAAYLEGQRGPTIETREGFDVDGMEVKVRLDFACKVINHRGFYRSSGVDPTP from the coding sequence ATGGAACAGAAACGCTTTGCTACACCGTTGACACTGCGAGCCTCATTCGTTCCTGCCACTCTCAACGAGGAGCAGCGAACGGTCGAGCTGACTTGGAGTACTGGCGCTAAAGTCCTGCGGAACGGCTGGGATGGCCGCTACTACGAGGAGCTAAGCATGGCTCCAGAGTCAGTGCGGCTCGATCGCCTGAACTCCGGCGCACCGTTGCTGAACTCACATTCTGCCTACGACCTCAGCAGCGTATTGGGTGTGGTGGAGCGAGCGTGGATCGACGGTAATGAGGGCCGAGCCTTAGTCCGATTCAGCAGTCGAGCTGAAGTCGAACCGATTTTTCGAGACGTCCGAGACGGCATCGTTCGAAACGTGAGCGTGGGTTACATGATTCACCGCTACGAAAAAACCGAAGGCGAGACCGGTGAGCCGATGACCTATCGGATTACCGACTGGGAGCCCCATGAGCTTTCGCTTGTGGCGATCCCCGCCGATGCTGCCGCGAGCGTCCGAGCAAACCCCCAACAGGAGTCCCCCATGGACGGAGAAGAGAACACCCTCGCGCCTGAGCAGGCCACGCCGTCTGTGGCTGATCCGGCACCCATTGAAGAGCGCAGCGCTGGCGACACCGCCGCAGCGATCGCAGCCGAGCGCAAACGCGCTGCCAGCATTGTCGAAATTGTCGCTCGTGGTAAGCAGCCCCAGACCTTGGCGGATCAGTTAATCCAGTCTGGTGCAACCCTTGACCAAGCCCGAGAAGCGGTGATTGATGCGATCGCCAATGCAGCTCCCATCATCGACAACACCATCACCGTCACCCGCGATCGTGGCGACACTATCCGCGAAGGCATCGCCAACGCCCTCGAAGCCCGCACCGGCATCAGCGACCTGAATGAAAAGGGTCGTCGGTATCAGGGCATGAGCCTGATTGAGGTAGTTCGTGTCTTGCACGAGATGCGCGGCATTGACACCCAAGGCATGACTCGGATTGAGCTGGCCGGTCGTGCCCTGCATACCACCAGCGACTTCGCTTACATCCTGTTGGATATCACCAACAAAACTCTGGCTCGAGGCTACGAGCAAGCGCCTCAAACCTGGGCTCCGTTTACTCGTATCACAAGCCTGCCTGACTTCCGCGACAAAAACGTCATCACCTTCGATGGTCGACTGCAACTTGATCGCGTCAACGAAGCGGGCGAGTTTACGCGAGACAGCCCGTTTGCAGAAGGGCTGGAAAAATACCGCCTAGCAACTTACGGGAAAGTGGTCCCTATCGGCCGACAAGTTGTTATCAACGACGATCTCGACGCTTTAAGCCGGATGGTGCAGTTGATTGGGCGGGCGGTTGCAGATTTTGAAAGCGAAAAAATCTACGACAACTTCCTGTCTAAACCAGTAATGGGTGACGGTATTGCCCTGTTCCACGCAAGCCACCTAAATGTGGGCGTTGGCGGCATCAACGAGGCTGGTATCTCAGCAGCCCGTCAAGCACTACGCACCCAGCAAGACCTGAAGGGCAACCGCATCAATCTGACGGCGGGTTACTTGTTGGTGCCTAGCACGTTAGAAACGGCGGCTGAAAAACTCTTGGCGCCGATCAATGCCAACGAAACCGCTAACGTAAACGTGTTCTCGCGATCGATGAAGATGATCGTCGAGCCGCGACTAGATACGGCTTCACCGCAGTTCTACGTTCTGGCTACGCCCAGCCAAATTGACATGCTTGAGGCTGCCTACCTCGAAGGTCAGCGTGGCCCCACGATTGAAACCCGCGAGGGCTTCGACGTAGACGGCATGGAGGTCAAGGTTCGCTTGGATTTCGCATGCAAAGTGATCAACCACCGAGGCTTCTATCGGTCGAGCGGCGTTGATCCGACCCCCTAA
- a CDS encoding phage portal protein gives MPNLLDDLIAWVSPKAALERERARLTLERVRGYDGAKGGRRTAGWTTQGSSANTEIARDSPKLRERSRDLSQNNGWALRARDVIVSNVVGAGIVGQPKHSSKRRDLAAKKLWEAWAGSTLCDADGRHDFHGLQALAMKTIVESGEVLIRKLPRQAKDGLPVPLQLQLLEPEHLDVTRDADLGGNRKIVQGIELDASGQRVAYWLYPTHPGEATAGSSTLKSSRVPAADIAHVYRLDRPGQRRGVPWVSPVMIDVKDLNDYEKAQLLKQKIAACFAAFVVETEAPELAPDDDEIIDTLEPGAVEILPPGRDIRFANPPSNDGYEPYVRQLLHKIAAGYGITYESLTNDYSQVNFSSGRMGHIEFARNIDTWRWQMLIPQMCSPVWTWFVEAAGLTGALLDGTTITWTPPRREMIDPTKETEAVKAAVRAGLKSWSEAVREQGEDPDAVAAELAEDLKRFDELGLVLDSDPRQDPRRQEAIAVTESQPQ, from the coding sequence ATGCCCAACCTGCTGGACGACCTAATCGCCTGGGTCAGCCCCAAAGCCGCGCTAGAACGAGAGCGGGCACGGCTAACCCTAGAACGGGTGCGCGGTTACGACGGCGCAAAGGGTGGGCGGCGTACAGCTGGTTGGACGACCCAAGGCAGCAGCGCCAACACCGAGATCGCCCGCGACTCACCCAAGCTGCGAGAGCGATCGCGCGACCTATCACAGAACAACGGCTGGGCGCTGAGGGCACGAGATGTCATCGTCTCCAATGTCGTCGGCGCAGGCATTGTTGGGCAACCCAAGCACAGTTCCAAACGCCGTGACCTAGCTGCCAAAAAACTGTGGGAGGCATGGGCTGGCTCGACCCTCTGCGATGCCGATGGCCGCCACGACTTCCACGGGCTGCAGGCACTGGCAATGAAAACGATCGTCGAGTCCGGCGAGGTGCTGATTCGCAAGCTGCCGCGCCAAGCCAAGGACGGACTGCCCGTACCGCTGCAACTGCAGTTGCTGGAACCAGAGCACCTAGACGTCACCCGTGATGCAGATCTGGGGGGCAACCGCAAAATCGTGCAAGGCATTGAGCTAGATGCTAGTGGCCAGCGCGTTGCTTACTGGCTGTATCCAACCCATCCGGGCGAAGCGACAGCAGGCTCCTCGACCCTAAAATCATCTCGAGTGCCTGCTGCTGACATTGCCCACGTCTACCGTCTCGATCGCCCCGGTCAACGGCGCGGCGTGCCGTGGGTGTCGCCGGTGATGATCGACGTCAAGGACTTGAACGACTACGAGAAAGCCCAGCTGCTCAAGCAGAAAATCGCGGCCTGCTTTGCTGCGTTTGTCGTCGAGACTGAAGCGCCAGAACTGGCCCCAGATGACGACGAAATCATCGACACCCTAGAACCCGGTGCGGTCGAAATCTTGCCGCCCGGGCGCGACATCCGCTTCGCCAACCCGCCTAGCAACGACGGCTATGAGCCCTACGTCCGGCAATTACTGCATAAGATCGCGGCGGGCTACGGCATCACCTACGAGTCGCTGACAAATGATTACTCTCAGGTAAATTTTTCCTCTGGCCGCATGGGCCACATTGAGTTTGCCCGCAACATCGACACCTGGCGATGGCAGATGCTGATCCCGCAGATGTGCAGCCCAGTGTGGACTTGGTTTGTGGAAGCAGCCGGACTGACTGGAGCGCTGCTAGACGGCACGACAATCACTTGGACACCGCCACGGCGCGAGATGATCGACCCTACCAAGGAAACTGAAGCCGTCAAGGCCGCAGTTCGGGCTGGCCTAAAGTCTTGGTCTGAAGCAGTCCGAGAACAAGGCGAAGATCCCGACGCTGTGGCTGCTGAACTGGCCGAGGATCTCAAGCGCTTTGATGAACTTGGACTCGTTCTGGATAGCGACCCGCGCCAAGATCCACGCCGACAGGAAGCGATCGCAGTGACAGAGTCGCAACCCCAGTGA
- a CDS encoding phage head-tail joining protein: MAFTQEDLQALEAAIASGCDEVAYGDKRVRYKTLSQMLQARDLMRKELLGKGRTTTRRYIQYRPDQSDR; the protein is encoded by the coding sequence ATGGCCTTTACCCAAGAAGACTTGCAAGCGCTAGAGGCCGCGATCGCTAGCGGCTGTGATGAGGTCGCTTACGGTGACAAGCGCGTTCGCTACAAAACCTTGTCTCAGATGTTGCAGGCTCGCGACCTGATGCGGAAAGAGTTGCTTGGAAAGGGCCGCACCACAACGCGCCGCTACATCCAGTACCGTCCTGACCAGAGCGATCGCTGA